In Strigops habroptila isolate Jane chromosome 16, bStrHab1.2.pri, whole genome shotgun sequence, a genomic segment contains:
- the VAMP3 gene encoding vesicle-associated membrane protein 3: MSASVPGSSNVAAGSNRRLQQTQHQVDEVVDIMRVNVDKVLERDQKLSELDDRADALQAGASQFETSAAKLKRKYWWKNCKMWVILIAVVVMIIIIIIVWSIYS; this comes from the exons AT GTCAGCTAGTGTTCCTGGAAGCTCAAATGTGGCTGCCGGCAGTAACCGTCGTCTTCAGCAGACTCAACACCAAGTAGATGAG GTCGTTGACATCATGAGAGTGAACGTGGACAAGGTGTTGGAGCGAGATCAGAAGCTGTCAGAGCTGGATGACCGTGCTGATGCGCTGCAGGCAGGAGCTTCCCAGTTTGAGACCAGTGCGGCCaagctgaaaagaaagtattGGTGGAAGAACTGTAAG ATGTGGGTGATATTGATAGCTGTTGTTGTCatgatcatcatcatcattattg TCTGGAGCATATATTCGTGA